In bacterium 336/3, the following proteins share a genomic window:
- a CDS encoding glycine cleavage system protein H, giving the protein MDFPNELKYSKDHEWLRLDGDFAYIGISDFAQKELGDIVYVDITTVGQTIASNEVFGTVEAVKTVSDLFMPITGEIVEFNDKLSGSPELVNSDPYGDGWMVKVRVIDVAEATTLMDSDAYKTLIGV; this is encoded by the coding sequence ATGGATTTTCCTAATGAATTAAAATACTCTAAAGACCACGAATGGCTACGTTTGGATGGTGATTTTGCATATATTGGTATTAGTGATTTCGCTCAGAAAGAATTAGGTGATATTGTGTATGTGGATATCACAACAGTAGGACAAACCATTGCCTCCAATGAAGTTTTTGGAACAGTAGAAGCTGTAAAAACAGTTTCAGATTTATTTATGCCAATAACTGGCGAAATAGTTGAATTTAACGATAAGCTTTCTGGAAGTCCAGAATTGGTAAATTCAGACCCTTATGGTGATGGTTGGATGGTAAAAGTAAGAGTAATAGATGTTGCAGAAGCTACTACGCTGATGGATTCAGATGCTTATAAAACACTGATTGGGGTATAA